In the genome of Thunnus albacares chromosome 16, fThuAlb1.1, whole genome shotgun sequence, the window ACACATAGTAATGATGGCCCAAAAAATAAGAAAGTAAACCCTTTATTGTAATCATTTGGAATGATCCCTCTAGGGAAGCCTATTCTTTTTGTGCCTTATctcatcttttaaaaacagacatgtttATCACCTATCATGCCTTATAAGAACATcattaatgtcttgtttttttctttttttcagaaaggATTGTACGATGAGGCCCTCAGTAGCTTTTTCCGGAATGTGGACTCAAGGTAGTCACACCTGCTTTCATTCAGTAACTGAAACATGTGCCTTCTATACAGTGGTTCAAATGCAGTcctttcacgttttttttttttccaggaaaagTGATGGGAGAGCTTGTGGTGTTGGTGGGAGAATCCAACATCTGAAGGCCAGGGTAAGTTCAGCCAATTACTAGAAAACAGCTTgagaggacattttttttttgtctcctggTCTTCACAGGGGTAACAGCTTATTTTAGAGTAGGGGTCAAGGTCAGGGTTGGATTCTCTGAAATGAAAGGTTTGGCATCCATTGGTTAGGGTTACAAAGAAGAGTTATGGAATGATGGCAGGGGGGTGACAGACATGTGCTCAGCGTATAGTAGCACTGAAATACATATGCCGGCCTCATACTGACATATCTGGATCCACAGGCGGTGCTGGTGGACATGGAGGAGGGCGTGGTCAACGAGATCCTGCAGGGCCCTTTGAGAGAGGTGTTCGACAGCACTCAGCTCCTCACAGACGTGTCCGGTTCAGGCAACAACTGGTGAGAGACACGCTAGCCACAGGACGTCTGCTCACACGCACACATGGCCAGAAACAACTGCTgcaaatcatcattttttagTGTTCCTGTTGCACAATCCTTCACACGTGCCGTTACGTTACACAGAGTTCTAATAATAGTGTGGTGCTCAGGAGTTAAATCAAAGAAACTGAATTGCCAAAAGAATGTATAGAAAGTGCTAATTATTCGTGTGTGGCTGaaagaatataaacacatttcacattccCAAGAATATAACATAGCAAAGACACAAAGGAGCACTAGTGGCTTAGTAGCTTTTACaattgggtgttttttttttttccaatttgcCCTTTCTCAAGCAGACATAGTATCATTTGGGGGAAAGGTCAGTGGTGTTTTTTGACAGGACTGGTGTAAATATTCCCTCTGAGTTTCCCTTAGCTTGACAGCCATTGTAAAAAGAAAGCAGTGCCCCTTTGCAGTGACATGCTTGTCTAGCAGAATTGTTGTTGAGGCACTGGGAGCGGAATATTCAGCATATTAAAGGGCAGTTCacatgagacagagagacgtGCTGCGGCTGAGAGATGCTGCAGTCGACCTCATCACAGCATAGAGATCTCCCCGTCAACAATGGCTTCGTTCAGCCTTTTATTCTGAAGCTTATAAAATGTTGAGGGGAAAGTGAGTTTTAGATTCTTATATCTTTTTGTCTGTGTCTCCTGTCAcatgcagacttttttttttcgctgCTGCCACCTGCATAGTTTGTGTGAGCCCAAACAAACTAATGTTAGGTGAATATGTCCATtgcacagtgttttgtttatgttgttattattaagCACTCACTGCACTGTGGAGCATCTTTCAATTATTTTTGTATCCGTGGGCAAACCAATGCCTGTGGTAAATCCTGCACATACCACACCAACCCAAGGAGTGTGAAAACTCTGGCTTTCTCTGTCAAATACATTCCTTCACACAGCTTGTCACTTAAAGTCTTGCAACCCTACACTGCACGGCAGCATTTAAATATCTcctccagacatattttaaggcataaaatactttgctttgaataataatttatgcctgatatgttttttttttccacaaaaaggtTAAATTACCttgttagaaattcttaaaataacACCTCCCCTTCTGCCATCTCCCttattgaaaaatccagaatctattaatatgaatatggaaatatgttttcattcctaaagtttgactgctggacacaagatgtctcctacttcactggaAATTTCCTTctcagtgtacagtatgtgcaccggaggcttcaagtttccaaatCATGCTCATAAAAGTACACGTGTCAAATCTGAGATTTCAGGtgagcgcagagaaactttcctccttcggcagatgaatgtgaaaacaaactctgcacacacagagaagctcaaacatgaGTCAAGTAATAACAAGCAAAACACACTTCTGAGTGGAAGGGAACTTGAATATTTAAATTCAGCTCTGTTCATTCTTCACGTTGAAACCTTCACCGTACTAACGTGGCATCGGTTCATCCTTCACCGTTCAATAACGTACTTCTTCCTCTGTAGGGCGGTTGGACATATGACGTACGGCTCAGCCTACAGGGAGCAGATAGTGGATAAACTGAGGAAGGCAGCAGAACACTGTGACTGTCTGCAGTGCTTCTTTCTTATCCACTCAATGGGAGGAGGTAAGGCACAATAACCATCCATGCATGGAGGCATGATGAAGAAGGTACAGACAGAACGTTTGCCTTAAATAAATTACTCATTATATGTAAAAGCTCAGCTCCAGCAACTCCAACAAGCCTATATTTGGTAATCGGTGATCTTTAGACATTGGTGTTAAGTGTATTAGTGATAAATGACACTACTTCCTGGACTGGACTGACAGTTTTTTCTCTATAGCACATATTTCTCAATTCTGCAATTATCCACTTATGTGTATACATGCAAGAAATGTGGTTTCTTTAGAAGATATGGAACTGGGAAAATCAGGTTCTCCAGTCTTAAACAGGGATTTTACATGACGTCAAAGAAATCGGGTTACTGCAGAAAGTAAATGCATTAATTGTGGATTTGAGGTACGGGCTCTGGCCTGGGGACCAGAGTGCTGAGTCTGCTGGAGGAAGAGTTCCCTGAGGTGTGTCGAATCGTCACCTCCATCTATCCGTCCGCGGAGGATGATGTCATCACGTCTCCCTACAACAGTGTCTTGGCCATGCGAGAGCTCACAGAGCACGCCGACTGTGTCCTGCCTGTAGAAAATCAGGTTCGTTCACCCTGAAACACGTTATTTTTCCCTTTCTACGTCTTGCCGTACGTACAGTACATCTTAATCATCAGTTATAACAATTTTTGTTCATCCTCACTTCTCCTCTCGCAGTCATTGGTCGAGATTGTAAACAAGATCAAACATATGTCTCATGGTGGAAAGCCAGGGACGGTGATCAAGAGAGACAGCACCGTCATCTCTGGGCAGGGCGGGCTCAGTGGAGCAGAGAAGCCATTTGATGCCATGAATAACATTGTGGCCAACCTGTTGCTCAATATTACCAGGTATAGTATTACTGTCTGCACAAATACAGTACACCCCTGTCTGCTGAGGGAAGGGGCCTGTCTCACAGTGTTTATTTTACTACTGGACACGCTCACATGGTTTTGGCGctgttgtctttttatttgtaagCTTGAGTCGTAGACGGAATAAAACgggtgacaaaaaaaacaacaaagtgtcttagtaagtTATAGAACAGGCTCCTTGGCATAAATTCACTAAGTCTtaaactctactggagggatggtCACCAGACTTCCAAAAGATTTGGTgccatttggtgttttgatgatgtggttGGAGAGCACTGTTTAGCACGTAGTTCCAAAATCTGCCATAGGTGTTCAGGTAGGTTGAGATGTGATGAGTGTGAAGGCCATGCCAACTTGTGACTTGTATTGGAAGCATTTGTTATGCATTAGTTATGTTTCTCCCCTAATTTATTTAGgtttttccttcatttgtcAGTCGTCTGTAGTTTCCAGTCTAACATGAGTGAATTTTGTGACTTGCAgtaaaggtaccctgtggagtttttctCCACTAGCAGTGCTATGGAACAATGTTTTTGCGTAGGGGTCCCTATTTTCTTTGTTCACACATGCACCTTTTAAATTGAAACATATTAGAGAGAGAATGTAGATGTGTATCACTGATTCATTTGTCATTAGATAGTTTTATGTAATTTCCATTGTTTGTATATCTCCTAGAACATTATATATAGGCTATTCATATTGATATATGGTCAACATATTGCTTTGTTAAGATGCTGGTGGGTAtatgtttggtatttttatttgatgcGTTTGAATAATTCTAGGAGAGATAGGTCATGTAAATGCCcagacatgtaaataaaataactcATTCATTACACAATGGGGGTATCTCATAatgaaaatccttttttttttttttttttttttttttttttgctaaagtAGTATAAATGAGATTTTCTATGCATTTACAAGTTGCTCATGTGTATTGTGTTGCAGCTCAGCACGTTTTGAGGGTTCCCTCAACATGGATCTGAATGAGATCGCCATGAACCTTGTCCCCTTCCCTCGTTTACACTACCTGGTGCCCAGCCTCACCCCTCTCTACACACTGGCTGATGTCAACGTCCCCACCAGAAGGTTTACTATCTGGCTGTCACTGCGGCTATTTTTATCTCACAGTTGCTTCGACTCCCGCGGAGCTCCGAGTATTGAGCTCACATGAACTCCATCATCCCCTCCACACGTGGGGTCTGTTGACAGTGACGAGTAGCGATGAATGATGAGGGAAACCCTTTCAGTGATGAGCTCACTGATCCGAagtgtgtagaatttatttACACTGTTACTTAAACTGTCCTTtgaaacatgatgatgaaataACAGTATTCATGTGGGACAAGGACTAAACATATAGAGAGTGTTTGGACATATGGTTAAAACTAGTGTCACGATATACAGTACAAGTCAATGTTTGGACACAGTTTACTGTTCAACTTTTAACTggtactgtaaatatgtttttttttttttcaaaatcaatACATATTATGATATGGCAAATGTATTaaattacatgtattttatttaatgtttatt includes:
- the tube1 gene encoding tubulin epsilon chain is translated as MTQSVVVQVGQCGNQVGCRFWDLALREHAHVNKKGLYDEALSSFFRNVDSRKSDGRACGVGGRIQHLKARAVLVDMEEGVVNEILQGPLREVFDSTQLLTDVSGSGNNWAVGHMTYGSAYREQIVDKLRKAAEHCDCLQCFFLIHSMGGGTGSGLGTRVLSLLEEEFPEVCRIVTSIYPSAEDDVITSPYNSVLAMRELTEHADCVLPVENQSLVEIVNKIKHMSHGGKPGTVIKRDSTVISGQGGLSGAEKPFDAMNNIVANLLLNITSSARFEGSLNMDLNEIAMNLVPFPRLHYLVPSLTPLYTLADVNVPTRRLDQMFSDAFSKEHQLIRADPKHSLYLACALMVRGNVQVSDLRRNIERLRPSLPFVSWNQEGWKTGLCSVPPVGHSHSLLALANNTCVKPTFMELRERFTKLYRKKAHLHHYLNVEGMEQSFFSEAIASLSSLIEEYHHLDATKLKLMPDAPRLSIAR